In Phormidium yuhuli AB48, one genomic interval encodes:
- the recO gene encoding DNA repair protein RecO, which translates to MYRITGINLKSMPLGESDRLLTILTPERGLLRVVAGGSRKAKSKFGGRTGLFVLNELMIKPGKSLDRIHHAETLASYPGLSRHFGLLTASQYLAEIALNQALEDSPQSDLFNLLTEHLQRLEQLPAAAPIGEVLAHLCQGIFHLLALGGIAPQVHHCCLSQTPLIANPNHLNPAIGFSIRSGGVVAPAQLQVQRQQVQQQRQSSSQYEDRDDEAVANQAAFTPTPNRYLNGHQLALLQQLSQPHLAPISPASEAAWITIEQILREYTQHHLGRVIRSATLINSYVAAAKTPLP; encoded by the coding sequence ATGTACCGCATCACCGGAATCAACCTAAAAAGTATGCCCCTCGGAGAGAGCGATCGCCTCCTAACCATTCTGACCCCAGAACGAGGATTACTGCGAGTCGTCGCCGGCGGATCTCGCAAAGCCAAATCCAAATTCGGCGGACGAACCGGACTATTCGTCCTCAACGAACTGATGATAAAACCCGGCAAATCCCTCGATCGCATCCACCACGCCGAAACCCTCGCCTCCTATCCCGGTCTCAGTCGTCACTTCGGCCTGCTCACCGCCAGCCAGTACCTCGCCGAAATCGCCCTTAACCAAGCCTTAGAAGACAGCCCCCAAAGCGACCTCTTCAACCTCCTCACCGAACATCTACAACGGCTCGAACAGCTCCCCGCCGCCGCTCCCATCGGAGAAGTTTTAGCCCACTTATGCCAAGGAATCTTTCACCTATTAGCCCTTGGCGGGATTGCCCCCCAAGTTCACCACTGCTGCCTCTCTCAAACCCCCCTCATCGCCAACCCCAACCACCTCAACCCCGCCATCGGATTTAGCATTCGTTCTGGGGGAGTCGTCGCCCCCGCTCAACTACAAGTCCAACGGCAACAAGTCCAACAGCAGCGACAGTCCTCAAGCCAGTATGAAGACCGAGACGATGAAGCCGTTGCCAACCAAGCCGCCTTCACCCCGACCCCAAACCGCTATCTCAACGGTCATCAACTGGCCCTATTACAACAACTCTCCCAACCTCACCTCGCCCCCATTAGCCCCGCCTCAGAGGCTGCCTGGATTACCATCGAGCAGATTTTGCGAGAGTACACACAACATCATTTGGGACGTGTAATTCGCTCTGCTACCTTAATAAATAGTTACGTTGCGGCCGCAAAGACTCCACTACCGTAA